The following coding sequences are from one Asterias amurensis chromosome 8, ASM3211899v1 window:
- the LOC139941105 gene encoding phosphatidylethanolamine-binding protein 4-like, protein MLSFLSFLLFAGVCLSVVSAELIPASTDPCNLNEDLTIDVRYPVEDPDDVRCGAERELEDVNGRDAPEVGIQMKDELEYLEDFLGMEGRGDDQEAFFFTLVMVDPDAPTDESDPMYFLHWLIVDIQGADFTNGHGREIRSYSAPSPPPGSGPHRYQFFAFKQPNGAFTDTIYGIPEGSRANFNLKHFLMENNLGAPEVGYQFLCENEEE, encoded by the exons ATGCTGAGCTTTTTGAGTTTCCTGTTGTTTGCTGGAGTATGTTTATCTGTAGTTAGCGCAGAGCTTATTCCTGCAAGCACAGATCCATGCAATCTGAATGAAGATCTTACTATAGATGTACGATACCCGGTAGAAGATCCAGACGATGTGAGATGTGGAGCCGAGCGAGAGCTGGAAGACGTTAACGGTCGTGACGCTCCGGAAGTCGGTATCCAAATGAAGGATGAACTCGAATATTTAGAAGATTTCCTCGGTATGGAAGGGAGGGGAGATGATCAG GAGGCATTCTTCTTTACCCTTGTGATGGTAGACCCGGATGCACCGACTGATGAAAGCGACCCGATGTATTTTCTGCATTGGCTCATCGTTGATATTCAG GGAGCTGATTTTACGAATGGACATGGAAGGGAGATAAGAA GTTACTCTGCACCAAGCCCTCCTCCTGGCAGTGGTCCTCATCGCTACCAATTCTTTGCCTTCAAGCAACCTAACGGGGCATTCACAGATACCATCTATGGCATCCCGGAAGGCAGCAGAGCCAATTTCAACCTCAAGCATTTTCTGATGGAGAATAATTTGGGGGCACCAGAAGTAGGGTACCAGTTTCTATGTGAGAATGAAGAAGAGTAA